From a single Pseudalkalibacillus hwajinpoensis genomic region:
- a CDS encoding GNAT family N-acetyltransferase, with the protein MKVRKAKTGDEEGIASLLSEMGYPVSSSQLKDRIKGIMDDSNYTTLVLEEEGVLISMLGMHIERSYVSDIRVARIITMITSAPHRQKGAGTKLMTEAEKQAIDAGAFTVVLNSGNREERKAAHRFYEGYGFLGKSTGFYKSIG; encoded by the coding sequence ATGAAGGTACGAAAAGCGAAGACTGGTGACGAAGAGGGCATCGCCTCTTTGCTCTCGGAAATGGGCTATCCTGTTTCGAGCTCACAGCTTAAAGATAGAATAAAGGGAATTATGGATGACAGCAACTATACCACGCTTGTTTTAGAAGAAGAAGGCGTGCTGATTAGCATGCTCGGCATGCACATAGAACGTTCTTATGTTTCTGACATACGGGTTGCTAGGATTATTACCATGATTACTTCGGCTCCGCATAGGCAAAAAGGAGCGGGGACAAAATTAATGACCGAAGCGGAAAAGCAGGCAATCGATGCAGGGGCTTTCACAGTTGTTCTGAATAGTGGAAATCGAGAAGAGAGAAAGGCTGCGCACCGGTTTTATGAAGGATATGGTTTTCTGGGGAAATCAACTGGTTTTTACAAATCGATTGGATGA
- a CDS encoding M15 family metallopeptidase has translation MKIISNGLKTFLLLIGIGIVVITVFTDINQSNGFLVKKDVLMPTDLHPAVTDARDELIRRASQNGIEIVVTDGHRTEEEQNELYERGRSKDGQVVTNVAGGGSYHNYGLAIDFALKLNNGDVVWDMERDDNGNGKSDWMDVVAIAKDLGFEWGGDWESFKDYPHLQMDFGLTIRELKNGYRPDESEYASE, from the coding sequence TTGAAAATTATATCGAATGGACTCAAAACTTTCCTCCTTCTGATCGGAATTGGTATCGTGGTCATAACCGTATTCACTGATATAAACCAGTCGAATGGTTTTCTTGTAAAGAAAGACGTCCTGATGCCAACTGATCTTCACCCGGCTGTTACGGATGCGAGAGATGAATTAATAAGAAGAGCAAGTCAGAATGGAATTGAAATTGTTGTAACAGATGGCCATCGAACGGAAGAAGAACAGAATGAGCTCTATGAACGTGGACGTTCAAAAGATGGACAGGTTGTGACGAACGTAGCGGGTGGTGGATCCTATCATAATTATGGGCTAGCCATTGATTTCGCATTAAAACTAAATAACGGTGACGTGGTATGGGATATGGAACGTGACGATAATGGTAATGGAAAGTCTGATTGGATGGATGTGGTAGCCATCGCAAAAGATCTTGGATTTGAATGGGGCGGGGATTGGGAAAGCTTTAAAGATTACCCTCACCTTCAAATGGATTTTGGTTTAACAATTCGTGAATTGAAGAATGGCTACAGGCCGGATGAAAGTGAATATGCTTCAGAATAA
- a CDS encoding nucleotidyltransferase domain-containing protein, which produces MKTLSNAVQTAKHLVFSKFPNCEAAFLAGSVVRGEATATSDLDIVVFDLSVSVSYRESFFYAGWPVEWYVHNLKSYQSYYESDCKRARPSLPKMISEGLVLQNNGVADTLKVEAKALLRSGPEKWGEETIRVKRYFLTDVLEDFIGATGGEELFCASALAEKLHEFVLRTNGQWIGASKWIVRALRNYDSDLATEFITVFDHYYKTREKEAVIKLVDQVLAPFGGRLFEGFSLGK; this is translated from the coding sequence GTGAAAACGTTATCGAACGCTGTACAAACTGCTAAACACCTAGTATTTTCTAAATTCCCAAATTGTGAAGCGGCTTTCCTCGCAGGAAGTGTTGTTAGGGGGGAGGCGACGGCTACTTCTGATCTTGATATTGTAGTGTTTGATTTGTCAGTATCTGTTTCTTATCGAGAGAGCTTTTTCTATGCAGGCTGGCCTGTTGAATGGTATGTACATAATCTAAAAAGCTATCAATCGTACTACGAAAGTGATTGTAAGCGAGCAAGGCCCTCACTGCCAAAAATGATCTCAGAAGGTTTGGTTCTTCAAAATAATGGTGTTGCTGACACATTAAAAGTAGAAGCGAAAGCCCTGCTCAGGAGCGGACCGGAAAAGTGGGGAGAGGAGACTATTAGGGTAAAGCGTTATTTTCTAACCGATGTTCTTGAGGACTTTATCGGAGCCACTGGAGGGGAAGAATTATTTTGTGCCAGTGCCTTAGCAGAGAAGCTCCATGAATTTGTGCTAAGAACGAACGGTCAATGGATTGGTGCTTCAAAGTGGATTGTCCGTGCTTTAAGAAATTATGACAGCGATTTAGCAACTGAATTCATTACCGTTTTTGATCATTATTATAAGACGCGAGAAAAAGAAGCCGTGATTAAACTTGTAGATCAAGTGCTTGCTCCGTTTGGGGGCCGTCTGTTCGAAGGGTTTTCATTAGGGAAGTGA
- a CDS encoding topology modulation protein → MKRIMVMGVSAGAGKSTFAQKLGEILQIDVHHLDALFWKPGWKEASLEEFRSSQNEIVTSPQWIIEGNYSNSYDIRADHADTIIYIELPRMICIYRVLKRWITHIGQTRQDMGEGCKEKMDLAFLKFIWTTYHPRKEKMKSRFEQFQQNGSEKSIIILRNKSEIADFLHNLQPKHTIL, encoded by the coding sequence GTGAAGCGGATCATGGTAATGGGAGTTTCGGCAGGCGCGGGGAAATCTACATTTGCACAAAAGCTTGGAGAAATCCTTCAAATTGATGTGCATCATCTTGACGCTCTTTTCTGGAAACCTGGTTGGAAGGAAGCATCGCTTGAAGAGTTTAGATCCTCACAGAATGAGATTGTCACCTCTCCCCAATGGATTATCGAAGGAAATTATAGTAATTCCTATGATATTCGCGCAGATCATGCGGATACTATTATTTACATTGAGCTTCCAAGAATGATATGCATCTATCGGGTTTTGAAACGATGGATTACTCATATTGGACAGACGAGACAAGACATGGGCGAAGGATGCAAAGAGAAAATGGACTTGGCTTTCCTGAAATTTATCTGGACGACTTATCACCCTCGCAAGGAAAAAATGAAAAGTAGATTTGAACAATTCCAGCAGAATGGGTCTGAAAAAAGCATTATTATATTACGAAACAAGTCGGAAATCGCTGATTTTCTACATAATCTGCAGCCAAAGCATACAATTTTATAA